The proteins below come from a single Drosophila suzukii chromosome X, CBGP_Dsuzu_IsoJpt1.0, whole genome shotgun sequence genomic window:
- the bif gene encoding serine-rich adhesin for platelets isoform X2: MESQKRPSLHLLTDVPAGSAAGGAGPAGSGSGAAAEMSPTSGFLPDMPQWKKDLIQRRKTNVARTQAASIASPTDGSCGALAVEATTAPGAIADSTEPATINSTSQKRNMIGSEEKSEKSSISNTNSNSTGGHHSVVAVSLSPDAAATTNVTVTPIPKQRSSLLLNTRSQEKETEREILGESVERERETESGEREQPAVVVMVSSGRCGEVETGTIGAAATSSSSSSANQNPNQNHLKTKCKPGQSVAEGKPSAKETTTTTTNTNISNTNSIDNNKSCSKTKSISDKLQSNKFIIQQQQQQQQQHQQQLSPTKVTVKPTMVAMQEMKKTTKQNGQHRHLAGKIGSGPGTGGDVDTPNPIPDSLDTGEDLSYGPGIVSKLRCRYLSLALRESRQQSSKQRLQRSTSLNTLLDRDDDEVDVEEPEVASQVRAKSTPPPILGAKPSPKPNSQLQRPVSLGANGGSSAVNPPLTSDEAQPGVTANGGSGSGNRSRHFKRGNEVMKRARSVEALLCEKSPWNSQRITTAGAAAIPSPPATKATGAATAPSPVTSPTCVTIEDKIHNARERLHSGTDTAPPKRLTSIIDDTERPPPDLVKQTLKMFEASANRRPRAAHRSNGVGGVASKVASYKSIIKDQKQPSSAAVASTPPPPTTGMGFASSTPLRNTPHHVHPDIIPRQVDSPVSALSVLMRRMDLQEPETPERETRDTEATPQSEAPSETERNDRDEGDGDGEGDHDSPNNDDHDDGGGGGDSSDNNEQRDKMGAAAGDKPKPPTESAAGGAQRSFAASTENAHVASGSSSTSTSVRKLNNNINDSSGPAVTKQIGVIRPLFNSQGAGSTPLTSREIEKNRINEMKKSTATEAGAGTGTGAGSGSGSSPTTSLDTVINTKDVASSETDASASPLWTLRKLRNHQSQAAGGGAGGGGSGPSSSHHSTENTSMVFNFSKSTKEVPDYIESDVVIYRRKRELPKPNEPGFVLLGDLSVETSTDTDYDDYSMCPPSPCDVEFENANIVIDGKSSIRQKPKDSSFRVQFNDTLTSTFEYPSEASMIIEDSSYADPFGHVSKHHQMLLAGQMHLLQHQQQLELEQMHQLGLQEQHHHVTVDEIIELPTSTAGHGHGIGLGHGHRAGAAGGGPMLGNLPLDII; encoded by the exons ATGGAGTCACAGAAGCGGCCGTCGTTGCATTTACTCACGGATGTGCCAGCAGGATCGGCAGCTGGAGGAGCTGGACCTGCAGGATCTGGGTCCGGAGCTGCAGCTGAGATGTCGCCCACTTCCGGTTTCCTGCCGGACATGCCGCAGTGGAAGAAGGACCTCATCCAGCGCCGGAAAACGAACGTGGCCCGCACCCAGGCGGCATCCATCGCCTCGCCCACCGATGGCAGTTGTGGGGCTTTGGCTGTGGAAGCCACCACCGCTCCAGGTGCAATTGCAG ATTCCACGGAACCGGCGACAATCAATAGCACTAGTCAAAAGAGAAATATGATCGGTTCAGAGGAAAAGTCTGAGAAATCTTCTATTTCCAATACCAATTCCAATTCCACTGGAGGTCATCACTCTGTTGTTGCCGTCTCCCTTTCGCCCGAtgcggcagcaacaacaaatgtAACAGTAACACCAATACCAAAGCAGCGATCGAGTTTACTACTCAACACAAGAAGTCAGGAGAAAGAGACGGAGAGGGAGATTCTAGGCGAGAGCgtggagagagaaagagagacaGAGAGCGGCGAACGCGAACAGCCGGCTGTCGTGGTGATGGTGAGTAGCGGCCGGTGTGGTGAAGTTGAAACTGGCACAAttggagcagcagcaacatcgtcgtcgtcgtcgtcagCAAATCAAAATCCAAACCAAAATCACTTGAAAACGAAATGCAAACCGGGACAGAGCGTTGCTGAGGGCAAGCCTTCAGCGAAAGagaccaccaccaccaccaccaacactAACATTTCCAATACAAATTCCATCGATAACAACAAGAGCTGCAGCAAGACCAAGAGTATTTCCGATAAATTGCAGAGCAACAAGTTCATAattcagcagcagcagcaacaacagcagcagcaccagcaacaACTGTCGCCCACAAAGGTAACGGTAAAACCGACAATGGTCGCCATGCAAGAGATGAAGAAGACAACCAAACAAAATGGCCAGCACCGACATCTAGCGGGCAAAATTGGCAGCGGCCCGGGCACAGGCGGCGATGTGGACACCCCAAATCCCATACCAGACTCCCTGGACACCGGTGAGGATCTGAGCTATGGACCTGGGATTGTGTCCAAGTTGCGTTGCCGCTACCTCAGTCTGGCCCTCCGCGAGTCCCGCCAGCAGAGCAGCAAACAGCGACTCCAGCGCTCCACCAGCCTGAACACTTTGCTGGATCGCGATGATGACGAGGTGGACGTGGAGGAGCCCGAGGTAGCCAGCCAAGTGCGTGCCAAATCCACACCCCCACCCATACTGGGGGCCAAACCGTCACCGAAACCCAACAGCCAGCTGCAGCGACCCGTGAGTCTGGGCGCCAATGGAGGATCATCAGCTGTCAACCCGCCCTTGACTTCCGACGAAGCCCAGCCAGGTGTCACCGCCAATGGAGGATCAGGTTCGGGTAATCGATCGCGTCACTTTAAGCGTGGCAACGAGGTGATGAAGCGGGCCCGCTCCGTGGAGGCCCTGCTGTGCGAGAAATCGCCGTGGAACAGTCAGAGAATCACCACTGCCGGCGCAGCAGCAATACCCTCACCACCTGCCACCAAGGCCACTGGCGCCGCCACTGCCCCCTCACCTGTCACCTCGCCCACCTGCGTCACCATCGAGGATAAGATCCACAATGCCCGCGAGCGGCTACACAGCGGTACAGATACGGCGCCGCCCAAGCGGCTGACCTCCATCATCGATGACACCGAACGGCCGCCACCGGATCTGGTCAAGCAGACGCTCAAGATGTTCGAGGCGAGTGCCAATCGGCGACCGCGCGCCGCCCACCGTTCCAATGGCGTGGGCGGAGTGGCCAGCAAGGTGGCCAGCTACAAATCGATCATCAAGGATCAGAAGCAGCCATCATCAGCAGCGGTGGCATCGACGCCGCCACCACCGACGACTGGCATGGGTTTTGCGTCCTCCACGCCACTGAGGAACACCCCACATCATGTCCATCCGGATATTATACCCCGACAGGTCGACTCGCCCGTATCGGCGTTGAGTGTGCTGATGCGTCGCATGGACCTGCAGGAGCCAGAGACGCCGGAGAGGGAGACACGGGACACGGAGGCTACACCGCAGAGCGAGGCGCCAAGCGAGACTGAGCGAAACGATCGCGATGaaggcgatggcgatggcgaaGGCGATCACGACAGCCCCAACAACGACGATCACGACgacggcggcggcggcggcgacAGCAGCGACAACAATGAGCAACGCGATAAAATGGGCGCGGCGGCAGGCGATAAGCCTAAGCCCCCAACGGAATCGGCAGCGGGAGGCGCCCAACGATCATTCGCTGCCTCGACGGAGAACGCGCATGTAGCCAGCGGGAGTAGCAGCACCAGCACCAGTGTACGGAAGCTCAACAACAATATCAACGATTCCAGCGGACCAGCGGTGACCAAACAGATTGGTGTTATCCGGCCGCTATTCAATAGCCAGGGAGCTGGGAGCACGCCACTGACGAGTCGCGAGATCGAAAAGAATCGCATCAATGAGATGAAGAAGTCGACGGCCACAGAAGCCGGTGCCGGAACCGGAACGGGTGCTGGATCGGGATCGGGATCGTCGCCCACCACTAGTCTCGACACCGTGATAAACACCAAGGACGTGGCCAGCAGCGAAACGGATGCCAGCGCCTCGCCATTGTGGACACTGCGCAAGCTGAGGAACCATCAGAGTCAGGCTGCCGGCGGAGGAGCAGGCGGCGGCGGATCAGGGCCCAGTTCCAGCCATCATTCCACGGAGAACACCTCGATGGTGTTCAACTTCTCCAAGAGCACCAAGGAAGTGCCCGACTACATCGAAAGCGACGTTGTGATTTACAGGCGCAAGCGAGAGCTGCCAAAG CCAAATGAGCCGGGCTTCGTGTTGCTGGGCGATCTCTCCGTGGAGACGTCGACGGACACGGACTATGACGACTACTCCATGTGCCCGCCATCGCCGTGCGATGTGGAGTTCGAAAATGCCAACATTGTGATCGACGGCAAGTCCAGCATACGCCAGAAACCCAAAGATTCTTCG TTCCGCGTGCAGTTCAACGACACGCTGACGTCGACGTTTGAATACCCCTCCGAGGCATCGATGATCATCGAGGATTCGTCGTACGCCGATCCGTTCGGCCATGTGAGCAAGCACCACCAGATGCTGCTGGCGGGTCAGATGCACCTGctgcagcaccagcagcaactgGAGCTGGAGCAGATGCACCAGCTGGGGCTGCAGGAGCAGCATCATCATGTGACCGTCGACGAGATCATCGAGCTGCCCACATCGACGGCGGGACATGGACATGGCATTGGACTTGGACATGGACACAGGGCGGGGGCGGCGGGGGGCGGACCGATGCTGGGGAATTTACCGTTGG atattatttaa
- the bif gene encoding serine-rich adhesin for platelets isoform X1 yields MESQKRPSLHLLTDVPAGSAAGGAGPAGSGSGAAAEMSPTSGFLPDMPQWKKDLIQRRKTNVARTQAASIASPTDGSCGALAVEATTAPGAIADSTEPATINSTSQKRNMIGSEEKSEKSSISNTNSNSTGGHHSVVAVSLSPDAAATTNVTVTPIPKQRSSLLLNTRSQEKETEREILGESVERERETESGEREQPAVVVMVSSGRCGEVETGTIGAAATSSSSSSANQNPNQNHLKTKCKPGQSVAEGKPSAKETTTTTTNTNISNTNSIDNNKSCSKTKSISDKLQSNKFIIQQQQQQQQQHQQQLSPTKVTVKPTMVAMQEMKKTTKQNGQHRHLAGKIGSGPGTGGDVDTPNPIPDSLDTGEDLSYGPGIVSKLRCRYLSLALRESRQQSSKQRLQRSTSLNTLLDRDDDEVDVEEPEVASQVRAKSTPPPILGAKPSPKPNSQLQRPVSLGANGGSSAVNPPLTSDEAQPGVTANGGSGSGNRSRHFKRGNEVMKRARSVEALLCEKSPWNSQRITTAGAAAIPSPPATKATGAATAPSPVTSPTCVTIEDKIHNARERLHSGTDTAPPKRLTSIIDDTERPPPDLVKQTLKMFEASANRRPRAAHRSNGVGGVASKVASYKSIIKDQKQPSSAAVASTPPPPTTGMGFASSTPLRNTPHHVHPDIIPRQVDSPVSALSVLMRRMDLQEPETPERETRDTEATPQSEAPSETERNDRDEGDGDGEGDHDSPNNDDHDDGGGGGDSSDNNEQRDKMGAAAGDKPKPPTESAAGGAQRSFAASTENAHVASGSSSTSTSVRKLNNNINDSSGPAVTKQIGVIRPLFNSQGAGSTPLTSREIEKNRINEMKKSTATEAGAGTGTGAGSGSGSSPTTSLDTVINTKDVASSETDASASPLWTLRKLRNHQSQAAGGGAGGGGSGPSSSHHSTENTSMVFNFSKSTKEVPDYIESDVVIYRRKRELPKPNEPGFVLLGDLSVETSTDTDYDDYSMCPPSPCDVEFENANIVIDGKSSIRQKPKDSSFRVQFNDTLTSTFEYPSEASMIIEDSSYADPFGHVSKHHQMLLAGQMHLLQHQQQLELEQMHQLGLQEQHHHVTVDEIIELPTSTAGHGHGIGLGHGHRAGAAGGGPMLGNLPLGSKALGFYTPMKGSPMDNLFQLGVTRYALPESSSSGSSNGSHSPSSNGSSPAGAAGSRLMFNGNGSIVGLGEGLIKEEDLATDAAAAGAGSGAGASTKGSAVDEDDYHPTATPGGSVVYSEGTQKTDLLY; encoded by the exons ATGGAGTCACAGAAGCGGCCGTCGTTGCATTTACTCACGGATGTGCCAGCAGGATCGGCAGCTGGAGGAGCTGGACCTGCAGGATCTGGGTCCGGAGCTGCAGCTGAGATGTCGCCCACTTCCGGTTTCCTGCCGGACATGCCGCAGTGGAAGAAGGACCTCATCCAGCGCCGGAAAACGAACGTGGCCCGCACCCAGGCGGCATCCATCGCCTCGCCCACCGATGGCAGTTGTGGGGCTTTGGCTGTGGAAGCCACCACCGCTCCAGGTGCAATTGCAG ATTCCACGGAACCGGCGACAATCAATAGCACTAGTCAAAAGAGAAATATGATCGGTTCAGAGGAAAAGTCTGAGAAATCTTCTATTTCCAATACCAATTCCAATTCCACTGGAGGTCATCACTCTGTTGTTGCCGTCTCCCTTTCGCCCGAtgcggcagcaacaacaaatgtAACAGTAACACCAATACCAAAGCAGCGATCGAGTTTACTACTCAACACAAGAAGTCAGGAGAAAGAGACGGAGAGGGAGATTCTAGGCGAGAGCgtggagagagaaagagagacaGAGAGCGGCGAACGCGAACAGCCGGCTGTCGTGGTGATGGTGAGTAGCGGCCGGTGTGGTGAAGTTGAAACTGGCACAAttggagcagcagcaacatcgtcgtcgtcgtcgtcagCAAATCAAAATCCAAACCAAAATCACTTGAAAACGAAATGCAAACCGGGACAGAGCGTTGCTGAGGGCAAGCCTTCAGCGAAAGagaccaccaccaccaccaccaacactAACATTTCCAATACAAATTCCATCGATAACAACAAGAGCTGCAGCAAGACCAAGAGTATTTCCGATAAATTGCAGAGCAACAAGTTCATAattcagcagcagcagcaacaacagcagcagcaccagcaacaACTGTCGCCCACAAAGGTAACGGTAAAACCGACAATGGTCGCCATGCAAGAGATGAAGAAGACAACCAAACAAAATGGCCAGCACCGACATCTAGCGGGCAAAATTGGCAGCGGCCCGGGCACAGGCGGCGATGTGGACACCCCAAATCCCATACCAGACTCCCTGGACACCGGTGAGGATCTGAGCTATGGACCTGGGATTGTGTCCAAGTTGCGTTGCCGCTACCTCAGTCTGGCCCTCCGCGAGTCCCGCCAGCAGAGCAGCAAACAGCGACTCCAGCGCTCCACCAGCCTGAACACTTTGCTGGATCGCGATGATGACGAGGTGGACGTGGAGGAGCCCGAGGTAGCCAGCCAAGTGCGTGCCAAATCCACACCCCCACCCATACTGGGGGCCAAACCGTCACCGAAACCCAACAGCCAGCTGCAGCGACCCGTGAGTCTGGGCGCCAATGGAGGATCATCAGCTGTCAACCCGCCCTTGACTTCCGACGAAGCCCAGCCAGGTGTCACCGCCAATGGAGGATCAGGTTCGGGTAATCGATCGCGTCACTTTAAGCGTGGCAACGAGGTGATGAAGCGGGCCCGCTCCGTGGAGGCCCTGCTGTGCGAGAAATCGCCGTGGAACAGTCAGAGAATCACCACTGCCGGCGCAGCAGCAATACCCTCACCACCTGCCACCAAGGCCACTGGCGCCGCCACTGCCCCCTCACCTGTCACCTCGCCCACCTGCGTCACCATCGAGGATAAGATCCACAATGCCCGCGAGCGGCTACACAGCGGTACAGATACGGCGCCGCCCAAGCGGCTGACCTCCATCATCGATGACACCGAACGGCCGCCACCGGATCTGGTCAAGCAGACGCTCAAGATGTTCGAGGCGAGTGCCAATCGGCGACCGCGCGCCGCCCACCGTTCCAATGGCGTGGGCGGAGTGGCCAGCAAGGTGGCCAGCTACAAATCGATCATCAAGGATCAGAAGCAGCCATCATCAGCAGCGGTGGCATCGACGCCGCCACCACCGACGACTGGCATGGGTTTTGCGTCCTCCACGCCACTGAGGAACACCCCACATCATGTCCATCCGGATATTATACCCCGACAGGTCGACTCGCCCGTATCGGCGTTGAGTGTGCTGATGCGTCGCATGGACCTGCAGGAGCCAGAGACGCCGGAGAGGGAGACACGGGACACGGAGGCTACACCGCAGAGCGAGGCGCCAAGCGAGACTGAGCGAAACGATCGCGATGaaggcgatggcgatggcgaaGGCGATCACGACAGCCCCAACAACGACGATCACGACgacggcggcggcggcggcgacAGCAGCGACAACAATGAGCAACGCGATAAAATGGGCGCGGCGGCAGGCGATAAGCCTAAGCCCCCAACGGAATCGGCAGCGGGAGGCGCCCAACGATCATTCGCTGCCTCGACGGAGAACGCGCATGTAGCCAGCGGGAGTAGCAGCACCAGCACCAGTGTACGGAAGCTCAACAACAATATCAACGATTCCAGCGGACCAGCGGTGACCAAACAGATTGGTGTTATCCGGCCGCTATTCAATAGCCAGGGAGCTGGGAGCACGCCACTGACGAGTCGCGAGATCGAAAAGAATCGCATCAATGAGATGAAGAAGTCGACGGCCACAGAAGCCGGTGCCGGAACCGGAACGGGTGCTGGATCGGGATCGGGATCGTCGCCCACCACTAGTCTCGACACCGTGATAAACACCAAGGACGTGGCCAGCAGCGAAACGGATGCCAGCGCCTCGCCATTGTGGACACTGCGCAAGCTGAGGAACCATCAGAGTCAGGCTGCCGGCGGAGGAGCAGGCGGCGGCGGATCAGGGCCCAGTTCCAGCCATCATTCCACGGAGAACACCTCGATGGTGTTCAACTTCTCCAAGAGCACCAAGGAAGTGCCCGACTACATCGAAAGCGACGTTGTGATTTACAGGCGCAAGCGAGAGCTGCCAAAG CCAAATGAGCCGGGCTTCGTGTTGCTGGGCGATCTCTCCGTGGAGACGTCGACGGACACGGACTATGACGACTACTCCATGTGCCCGCCATCGCCGTGCGATGTGGAGTTCGAAAATGCCAACATTGTGATCGACGGCAAGTCCAGCATACGCCAGAAACCCAAAGATTCTTCG TTCCGCGTGCAGTTCAACGACACGCTGACGTCGACGTTTGAATACCCCTCCGAGGCATCGATGATCATCGAGGATTCGTCGTACGCCGATCCGTTCGGCCATGTGAGCAAGCACCACCAGATGCTGCTGGCGGGTCAGATGCACCTGctgcagcaccagcagcaactgGAGCTGGAGCAGATGCACCAGCTGGGGCTGCAGGAGCAGCATCATCATGTGACCGTCGACGAGATCATCGAGCTGCCCACATCGACGGCGGGACATGGACATGGCATTGGACTTGGACATGGACACAGGGCGGGGGCGGCGGGGGGCGGACCGATGCTGGGGAATTTACCGTTGG GCTCCAAGGCTCTGGGCTTCTACACGCCCATGAAGGGCTCGCCGATGGACAACCTCTTCCAGCTGGGAGTCACCCGGTACGCCCTGCCcgagagcagcagcagcgggaGCAGCAATGGCAGCCACAGTCCCAGCAGCAATGGGAGCAGTCCGGCCGGAGCTGCGGGCAGCCGGTTAATGTTCAACGGGAATGGCAGCATCGTGGGCCTCGGCGAGGGACTGATCAAGGAGGAGGACTTGGCAACGGACGCAGCGGCAGCGGGAGCGGGAAGTGGAGCAGGTGCCTCCACGAAAGGCTCAGCTGTGGACGAGGATGATTACCATCCGACGGCGACGCCGGGCGGGAGTGTAGTGTACAGTGAGGGTACACAGAAGACAGATCTGCTGTATTAA